From Silene latifolia isolate original U9 population unplaced genomic scaffold, ASM4854445v1 scaffold_75, whole genome shotgun sequence, one genomic window encodes:
- the LOC141640267 gene encoding uncharacterized protein LOC141640267, with translation MEILSRYLRMLCVQPNVSFHPKCSKIGLTHLIFADDLMIFTRGDAPSVQAVFHALERFAGWSGLHANADKTDIFFGGVQSDVKRIILQQTGFSEGNLPCRYLGLPLNTGRNTIDMYGVLLTKIQHAIQHWSTNFLSYAGKVQLLNSVVFGLENFWCASGLLPKSIIKMINKMCKNFSAALRIIGGNW, from the coding sequence ATGGAGATTCTTTCGAGGTATTTGAGGATGTTATGTGTGCAGCCTAATGTCTCCTTCCATCCAAAGTGCTCTAAAATTGGTCTGACACATCTCATTTTTGCTGACGATTTAATGATTTTTACGAGGGGTGATGCACCTTCAGTCCAAGCTGTTTTCCATGCTTTGGAGAGATTTGCTGGTTGGTCAGGTTTACATGCCAATGCTGACAAGACTGACATCTTTTTTGGAGGGGTTCAGTCTGATGTCAAAAGGATTATTTTGCAGCAAACTGGTTTCTCTGAAGGAAACCTCCCCTGCAGATATCTAGGCTTGCCCTTAAACACTGGTAGAAATACCATTGATATGTATGGTGTTCTTCTCACTAAGATACAGCATGCCATTCAGCACTGGTCTACTAACTTCTTATCCTATGCTGGTAAGGTTCAGCTCCTAAACTCAGTGGTTTTTGGGCTAGAAAACTTCTGGTGTGCCAGTGGCCTCTTGCCTAAAAGTATCATCAAAATGATAAACAAGATGTGTAAAAATTTTTCTGCGGCATTGAGGATAATAGGAGGAAACTGGTGA